Within Ptiloglossa arizonensis isolate GNS036 chromosome 8, iyPtiAriz1_principal, whole genome shotgun sequence, the genomic segment CTTCTAGAAAGATAAAAGAGAACTTACGGAATTTCACGGAAATTAACTTCGTTAGCTTCATTTTCAGCAAACTGGCCAGGACCACTCAACATAGCCTTTATAGTTCCACTAGTTAAAGCATGTTCACGCTTAACAATAAATTCATGTCCATCACTGCTCACCAGTTTTACATACATTGCATTTGGTCCTTCGCATCCTCCATAAATCGGTCCACTttcttgctaaaattttaatttgttacACATATTACGCTATAGTAGATACAGTTTTAAATATAACATCTGTAATTCCAACTATCATACAATGAAAACTATTGTTAGTAACGAAAGACAgggtaaataattaaaaaaaaaagaaatcattaaGCAGCAAAACTTTAATTTGCAGAAATAGGTACCGCATGCAGGTCAATAGATGAAttgccttcttcttcttctgcgttATTGACAGTTTCTTCCTCATTGAGCTTGATCCAAAGAAAAATTAGCATTAATCGACAACTCGTTTACCATAATTTTCCTGTTTTCCAATTAGAGGAATCAATGAAATTTCAGTCATGATAGCAGCCCAAGTGTAACTGTGTgtagttttcttttaaatacgtTTTACATATCCCAATTGTCATGCGAAAGTTAGGCATGCATAATATtttagggggaaaaaaacatacctttTCAGCTTGCATATTTACATCGTTTGACATGTTTCTGTTTTATAGGATGTATAGTATTTCTAgaatgaataataaattattatttataaataaattgttgcgttgtttaaaaatataaaatatatacttaAAGAAATCATTTTATCCAGTCAGTGTTTACGAAATGTTCTTCtgaattaaaaatttaccaCACATTGTATCAAAAAGGAAAGAAGTATGTCTGACGTTCTATGAACAATATGACATTTCATATGCACCAACCTAATGCATTATCATTGAACTATAaaagatttaattatttttgtttaaacagaACCGCTATGATACCATTGAGTCCTATCCGCACACATTTTCTTGATCGTAATGCAAGGTCAGTTTTTCACTCCATCGTTCGTGCAGATGAAAAGGTTACTCTGAACGTTAAGACATAACGCGTCATAATGGATTTAACATTAACACATGAATATTACGAATCAATGTCGATATGTGCCCGTGATCGaatgtattgcaattatttgAATAGAGAAATAGGCATGAGAAAGACATCATCCATGAAAAGGAAAACAAAGGAACATCCGTTACGtttaacataaattttgcgctaGTAGTTGCAATTACTTTGATGATAAAATTTTAACGACGCATTTTTCATCGCATACCGTTCGAAAACAAAGGACCATACGTACCTTGATGGAAAATGAGTTTCTATAAAATTCAGACTTTTCGTTCGTAGTAAAGTTTCTTAATAAGAGCAATGGCAATTAATATGGCTACTGGCAATGTCGTGTGCAGTTCTCGATGAGTCGAAACTACTTCTCCATCTTCAGTTTGATTTGACGCTACGATTGGACAAGATAAAAACTGGCGCGTAAAAACTTGTTAAACATCTTATTCCGATGAAACGTACTTATTTCATAAAACTGTCGTTATTGTCGACATTTTGCTTATTTCATGATCGTGATTCAAGTGGTACGATTTATAGTTCGTTAGATTGCTTTAACCCGTTTTTCTATATGCTTTGAAAGTTCAACAAAATGGAAACTGAAAACACtgggtaaatattaaaaatactgtGATATGTTGTTTCTATTTctaaatttctataaaatttcatttgtataaaaatacaaaaaatacttGATACGCTTATTTTTAACTTTTACAGATATTCACGGACGATAGATGAAATACGCAAAACTTTGGACTTGGCTGTTATTAAAGAATCTGATTTGCAGAATGTGACACAAATTTTAAATTCTGCATCAGAAAAAAATATGGAGATGCATACAAAGTTATTAGAACTTGACGAACATTTATTAAAAACTATTAAAGAAGGAGATAGGTACCTGTTTATTTAGATGTATCAATAACCTTCCGGTAACTTGTTGCTATCTGCAGCGTTTCAGTTTAACATTTCAGGGTAATAAGCAAGATTACGTAGTATTGTGTTCAAAGAGTCGAACATATGACATTAAGGAGGCAGGAACATCCAACTCGTGTATGTTAGTACCGAATTTAAACTTATTCAAGCAAACAAATGTATGTTCAAACGATAGAGTGATAAGAACTCACAATATCTTAGGAATTTTCCATACATACTATGAGGTATGCAAATTATGCAGTATCAAAGTATTTGttaatttgtaatttacaaatttacaaaataattaaggTAAAAGATTGCCAGCCCAAGTTTGCAAAATTACTTAGTGTTCTCGAACCAACTTCATTCAAGGGAGTAGAATATGAATCATCGTTAGATCAAGAACTTTTGTACGATTGGCATAGATTGCAAAACGAAATACAAGCCAGTGAAAATGAACTGCATCAAGCACTAAACGAATATTTAATAGTTAATATCGATGGTATTACTTTTTGTTTTCAAAggatttattaaataatgtttacttagtattaaataattttgctaGTTAATTATATTCATTAATTGTTACCAACTACGTTACaactatattatattttattttgtttggaAGGGTATTATCGTCTGGTATCATTTGAGTCCGAAGTGCAAAGTTTAACATTAATGTTGGATCTCTTTGATGCAAATTGTTGGGAATTAAACGAGGTAGATAAAGAAGTTACATACGAAGCCTTGAAAGAATTTATTCCCAAGCCAGTGTTTGATATTTTATTCGCAAAGTATACAGAAGTGAGCAATAAATCAAAAGAAGATGCAACACCTTTACACAGGTATCTAAATTTCTTTtcagaatataaaatatacatttccaTTTCATATTGTTACGACAAAGTATGATATTATAGATACAACGAAGAGAAATGCTGTAAAATTTTGGCAAAAATTCTTCTTACTGTTTCGTCGGTAACCGAGTATAAACAATTTATGGAATCATGGCGAATCGGTACTCCAGAAAGTAAGatatgatttatttaaaaaaaatttagagGTGAAGCGCATTCTcgttacatttttctaaatGTAGAAATGGAACCAAAAGAAGCATATTTGAGTGGCATAGCTCTTGTTACGTGGAATCGTTCaacattgaaaaaagaaataaggtCCTTTTCAGAAACAGATTTGTCAAAAAATATTATTGAGAGATTTAACGAACTTTttaaagtgaaaaataaatggaCAGTAGAAGAAATAACACCCTATATTAAGTACGTAAAAAAACTTGTTTACAGAATTCagactttttctttctttgtcatttaaatattctttctgTTTCAGGAATTTGACAACGTctaaaacaaatgttaacgcTCTTCTAACTAAATATACTAGATGTTCGGTGATTAATGGCATTAAATATTATAGCTCGAAGCACGGTAAATAGttaattgaaattattcatTATACTGAAATCATTCGCGCTGTTTATTTCGCTTGTGATCATGATACATAGTTACATTTacacaattttataaatatcttcGAAATATTATTACGCACTGTATTTACTTTTATCATCCATCGTCTAATCGGAAACAGTAACACGTTCGATCACGGTAGACTGCCGTTATTTTGACTTTTATTCCTTCTTAATGAACTGCGATTGTAGTTTGAAGGAACAACTACCTGCACTAACAGTTACAAATGGCTCATACGTTTATCATTTCGTCATAAATTACGAAatcttgtattatataacgcgaTTGCAGAACAATTTTAGTTGTAAAACTAAATATATTGGTTTTTAAgttaatttataaatacaagTAATCGAACAAATTTACCAAAACATCAATGATCCAGTAACAGTACgattaatcaaatttttcgcgaagatATGTAGGCTTGCAAAATTTTGTATCGCATAAAAATATGCATTGAATAAGTTTGATGTAAAAGTTTTTTTCACTTTAATTATGCCGTCACATAATTATGATATTCGTTACGACAGAGATGTAACGATTATACGTAATGTAAaggaatcgaatgaaaattatactttacacgAATATGATGTTATAATATTGGAGGCAGTATAAATGTCTTAAAACATCgtacaattgaaaattaaaaagttcttaaatattttacgtaGTTTTGGTAATTGAAACTTAATTCTTAAATCTTTCTCATTGTGTAAGATTAAactattttctttcgtaaaaaaaGTCAAAATTGTATACTTGCAGTGCAACGTTCGCGATGAATAAAATTCATCAAAAATAACACTCAACTCAATCGTCAACGTCATTATTAAGTGatgtaaattttgaatatttatttatatacacttAACGTAATTTAAGAGAAAAGTATCTTATGCTCTCGATACAATAGCAGCGTCAAACGTGGTAATCGTAAGTTACAAATTCCTGGGACGACAATTCGTTAATATATACCTGTACATTTCCAATCCCTCGATAGAAAAATCCATCAGAGTACACAAGCACACACGCCTTGGCACATTGCCATTTAGAATCTCTAGTGTCGTGAAATAATGAACGATATAAAAGTGCAATCGATTAAAATGGAAAGTAATTCTGAAAATGATCTAAAATCTCAATTTAATATGAAACTGAACCCTCCCAGGAACGCAAACAATAACAAATTCTATAAAAATGGAATACTTTACATCTATGGAATATTTAATAGATCCGTAAATGCATAGGCGCATTGCGTTGACAAGGTGTCAATACTATTCTTATGCAAAGAtgaaattttctataaatattttgtagGAACTGACTTGCCGTTGAAGAATGATTCGCTTTTTATAAAACATTCTGTATAAATTTCACAAATCGGTATGAATAGCTAAATAATTACCTAATAGAAATAACATTCAgtcccattttttttttacattgtaaTCACTCCCCGTAGCAGGAAATAGACTATTAAATTATGGATTCGTAAAAACAACACTGTAAGATCGTATCCtacttgaaattaaattttcgcgaaatattACCGTTTGAActattttgttaaatatatatatttataaatataatatatatatatatatatagaattatTCAACTACCTACAGGGTGATGCAAAAAGACAAACTCTGGGACGATGGTTCGTATACGTCACAATGTAAATGCAGTTTCTTGTAGAATTAACGTTCAACAATGTTAAGAGAAATTTGAGAAACGTGGAACTTGTCGGGTAGATGTATCTGTGTGAAGAAGAATTAGGCGAGATTATATTATAATACGTTCGAGGATTGTGCTTTTTGCTTCACCCTATACACGCGGTTGTTATACAATAACAAATTAACAATAAATCTAAAGCTTTGGAGTGATTTTCTTTATAGCTGTGACTTACTTTTAATGATAATTCCTCTACTGCTACATCTAACGAATACTGTCCTATCTATAAGTACGTTTAGACCAAGTCTGTATAGGGTTAAAAAGAGCTATAAAGCACAAATACTAAATCTCCTGCCGTTGAGTTATGCGCGAGATGTAGACGGGTAACTTGTACGATGTCGTCTATGTACATACAAACTAATATCTCTTCGAAGTATTCCTGAAATCGATAAACGCAAAATACAATGAAATTAACCAACACGGGTTGCGGGTAATTTATATATCAAACACAATTCTACAAATACAATTTACCTTAATACAAGGCACCTCGTTGTTAGCTATCACTTGTCGCAGTTTCGTTTGCCGTCTTATTGTTAGGTGCAAACACTGACTGTTGACTAATACCTGTCGCGACTGTTTGACTCGGATGAATTACAGGTCCTGCTGTTTGGACTAAATTACAAGTAACCGGTACCATCGGTGGCAGATTGACAGAGTTATTCATCGGGCTGATATTACACGATAACGATGGTCTTTTTCTTTCTAAACTATTTGTCGCCATTTGTCTCCGTGTTGTCGAATTACGTTCAAGACTGTTAGTGACGATATGATGCCTTCTTTCTAGACTGGACCCGGTACTAACGTCGGTTTGACTACTCTGAGTAGGACAAAGAATCGCAAGGTTTACAGTGTTGTCGTAAAAGAtgatttttcgttcgcgataagAAAATTCTCTCTGTTCCAAGATTAGCCTTTTTACCTGCAAGGAGCGATCGACCGACTGGCCCATTCTGTGTAGAAGATCACCGCTTTGGCTCTGTCTAAACGTTGTGCCTTGACGTTCGGTCGACTGACTTCTCCTCAGAAACTGTTCTCCGGATTGACTGGAACGAATACAACCTTCCGGCGTAGATTCTAGAGGGCCGCTAATTTCATTTTGCTTTTGACAAATCTGGCTATCTACGTACGGATAGCGAATGCGTATCGAGTCGATCACATCCAACAAGTTCTTCGCGTCCATTGCCAAGATGTGGGCTGCTGATAACATTCCTCTGAAATCACCACACGTTCCCTTAATAACCTCCATTCGTCAAACCGGGGAACATATAttacgtttctttgtcgtttcgcaTTTACTTTCGATATTCCGCATCCAACGTAGTGGCGCTGTACTTTTGAGCCTGTTTCATAGCGGTTACCAGTTCCGCCATGTCTTTGCTGAGAACCTTGTGCGCCATTTCTACTTCCCGATGAGCCGATATGGGTAATATGTCCATCAGAGCGTCCACGGACGATAGCAGTGCTCTCAATTCGATGCCCACTTTACGCACTAATTCCAAGTATTGTTCGGCCTTGCTCTGCTGAACACCTACGGTCACGATTTAGTTGAAACGTGTTGCGAAACAAACGACAGGGAATAACGTTTTACCTTGAGAGAGAGACATCACCGCACGTACAACGCTGGTAGTGCAGTCGTACACTTTGTCGTTGGTTCTATCCAGATCCGCTGTTGGCGTGGGTTCCATTTTCTACGAAACGAaagtagtgttttttttttccagtatTCTAGCTCGTAACAGATAACACGAACCGTTTCGTGGAAAACGCAATACCTTTACGACGATCACTTTATCCGTGCCCTTATCGGAACCCAACGAGCCGGTATTGGCACTGTGCTGTTCGTGATTCGGCGATTGGGTGACCGAACGAGGCACCGGTGGACTGACGCTTTCATCTCCGCTGGTCGCGATCGATAAACGTTTCTAAACGGACGGAAACCACGATGGTATAGCGTGAACCTTTGATCGacgaaagaatgaaagaaaaaaaaagaaaggaagatattTGATATTTGTCGGCGCACCTCTTCTCTCGCCAACCAGCGACTGTCCTCTTCCGACTGACGTTGCTGTTGCAACAGTCGCTGTTCCAGCAGCTTTTGTTCATCGTCGAGACCGCTGCTGAAGTTCTCCGTGACGCTGTCGAAGAGCTGCGACTGTACGGCTCTCTGAAATAAGAAGAATCACGATCTTATTTCCACCGTTTATGGGTCCACGACAGCTGGCACGGTGATTAATCGTCACGACTTCGCTCGATAAACAACATAATATGTACACAGTAAAATTAAAGAGATGCATAATTCTCGATGCAAAGATACATATTTCAGAATGAGAGTAGTGCAATCACACTCGTCGCATGCAGCTCAAATtgttacatatacatatgtattataACGTTATATTATTGCTATGTTCATTCTTCATGCAAAAGGATTAGCCTACCGAAActgcaaagaaaaaatagaaacgaaataattcaacCGCGACGAAACATCGTATCCAGTTTCGCGCAACGAAAGTAAAATAGGCCCATtgcgtgtacgcgcgcgcgcgcgtatgtgTGTAgacgtgtgtgtgcgtgtgtactTTGTGAAACTGAAAACGAGCGTGCGAGCGCGTATCGCGGATTAGAGTCGTTCGAGTTCATTCGCTTCCGGTGAGAATTTCAAACGATAAAACGGGATCCCGATCAGCTTCACCGCGTTctacgtattatatatatataatatatatgtatatattatataacatacatgtatatattatataacatatatgtatatattatatacgtatagatatatgtatacatatatacagtaATCCTCGGCTCGAAGGCGAAAGAATGGGTTTCGTCTCGAATCCGAGGTCGGTGGAGAATTTGTTCTTGGAACCGATCGAACTCGAACGCGCCGCTCGAAGAGGAGAGCGAAAGGGGTACACGATACCGAGAGCGAGAGTGATCGAGCGACAACgagtgagcgagcgagagagcgagcgaatCTCGCCTTGAAACCGAGGATCGCTCGGCGAGCGGGTACACGCGTGTTATACGATCCGTCACGCGTAGACACGGAGCGTGCAcgagttttctttcgtttttctttttctttttctttctttttttcggggTGCGAGAGTCTCGGTggttacaaagaaaaaaaaaatgaaacaaaataagaaaaaaaaaaaaaaagtaattcaaCACAATGCTGTTTTGCAGATAGGAGGGTGGATGCGATTGTTCATTCCTAGGAGGGCGTAGTTGCCGAACCTGGTCTTGATGGGCCTCCTCTGTCATCGAGCTGCTCGAGGACATCGTGCTGTCGCTGACAGCGGAGGATATCAGAGATCCGGAGAGCGTACCGTCTGTGGAGCTAGTCAGCTGCTCGTCTTGCTTTTGCGCGACGAACGTGGTGATTTTCGCGACACCGGTAGCCAACTGGGGCGCGCAGCACGTTGGCTTAGCCACGTGGCCCGGCTGACAACAGCCGAGATACTGCGTCGCGTTCGTCGCGCTCGTTACCGGATTCGTGACGACGTTGCACTGCGTGGCGGTGCTCGTTTGTTGGCCGACGACCACGAAGCTCGCGGGTCCCGGATGAAcgtgatgatgatggtgatgttgttgctgttgctgctgctgctgctgctgttgttggccGCTCGCGGCGAATTGCGGCTGAACCGAATGACTCTGCGCCAGCACGCCGAACGACAACTGCTGAGTCACGTTCGCCGCTTGGGAGCTCGCTACGTGACTGGCTATTCCAGCTTGTTGGATTTGCTGGGCGTACGCGGGCCCTTGGTGAATCTTCTGGGCCTGTACGACCGTGACCGGGGTCGCGTGGCCCGTGTAAATCGGATTCGCGGCGCTGGTGGCCTGTTGAGTGGCGTGTTGGGCCGCGTAAGAGGACGAAGAAACCGATTGATGAACCGTAGGAGGAGGATTCCCCTGTCGTTGGATGTTCTGCGCGTGCTGAGACTGCGACAAGTACACTGGCTGCGCGCCCGAGTGACCGATGTTCGAATAaatctgctgttgttgttgctgctgctgctgctgctgttgttgataACTCTGAGCGTGCAACATGATCGGTTGAGGCTGCAGATTCGATACGGAGGTCGCCGTTATATTGTTCCTTGGACTCTGGCCGACCGACGCGTTCGCGGACATCGCCTCGGTGGCGTTCTGGCTCTGTACGTTCTGCGCGCGGAACTTGAGCACCGGCCCGTAGAGACAATCCGCGTTCGACGTGGGAATGGATGCGTTGCTGGTACCGACCAGGCTCGGGCGCGGATACGCGGCGACGTTCTGAACACAAACGGGACTCGGGCCGACCGGCTGACCTACGCCGAACACTTGACTCGCGCTCGAGAATTGAGGGAAACTCGGCGACGATTGGGGCGGACCGACCGAACCTACGATACTGTTCAGGCTACCCGGGCCAAAGTTGCCCGGGTTCTCGCCGAAGTTACCGCCCACGCTTGGACTCTGGCTGAGATTTCCGACGATCGCGGAACTCTGAGTGAAATTGGCGACCGGGCCGTAGATCTCGCCGCAACCTGCCGCGACGGTCGTCACGGGAACGGCTACGGACGCCGTGTACTTCTGCACCGGCGAGTAGAGATCGCCTGTAACGCTACCGACCACTTTCGAGCTGACCGCGTACAAATTTTGCATCTCTTTAACCTTTTGCTGCTTTCTGTTCGCAGCGGGTGATTGGGCTTGCGTCGTCTCCGAAACGCCTAGACTGGACACGAGGGGAGGGACGTCCGAGGATTCGAGGGAATCCAGGTTGGTGTCGGATAGGGTGGAGTCCCCGGAATGTGTTTCGTGGGATGCGGATGGTTCCGAGACGGCTGGATCGAAGAAGGGCAGGTCGGAGACCAGGGCGGTGGTCAAGACTTGGTCTTCGTCTTGGAACTGCACCGCCAAGGTGTTGAAGGGCGAGGCGGGTGTCGTGTAGACGGAGGGACATACCCCCCTGGTTTGATTGTCCTTGAGGAGCTGCGCGAGAACCTCGGGGCTCTGTGCGACGATATAGGTGGAGACCGGCGCCGCGGCGGTTAGCTGAGACTGATCCGTCGGGTTTTGCGGCTGCCTCGAAGGTTTCGGTGGCGGTACGTCGTCTGCACCTAAATCACGAAAGATTATCCGCTCCGTGGTCCGTGGAAGGTTCCGTAGGTGCATCGGGGTGTCTCGAGGTACGCGACGCTGGCCAAGCTTTTCGAGCCAGGTTTTCGAGGAATCTTGGCCCGTGCGCGCAGAAGAGCGTTTCGAACAGAGATCCGGTAGGAGAGATCGAAGAATCGTTTACCGGTTTACGATCCGAGGCTTCGTTTCTCGAGATCAGCGGttaacgttttattttttttattcgagcgTGTGCGCATCGTGGACGTTCctcgtgtgtgcgcgcgcgcgatcAGCTGACCGTGATATAAATAGCGCAGGGAGTCGTGTCGGTAAAGTTTAACTGCTTTTATCTCGTACACGAAGCCTCGGATTGCAAAATGCTAATGAACCGTTCCCGGCTTCGCTCCGCGCGAGGAATATGCGCGTTTCGGCTCGTCCCATCTattcgaaacaccctgtaagAGCCGAGATGCACGGCACGCTCACCTTCGATGCCTTGTAAATTATACGTCGCGCGAATAATTGTTGCATATAAATGTTGCACGTTATATCGAGCGAGGCATCGCAACGCGTAATTTACAAGCGATCGAAGGTGAGCAAATTAGGTGCCCGGCTCTATATACTTTGGGACACCCTGTGCAGTTTATCGTTCTTTTCCCTACGTACCCCAGGACATGGCTTGAACTCTCCTGTTctcccgtttcatcgtttcttgctGCTGATGTTTCTCTTCCAGTAGAATCTCGCTGAAAACGATCGTACGTGTACTCGttgctcgtttaaaaatttaccgTTGTCTCGAGAGAAAAACAAAACGTTGTATCGTCAAAGGAAAACtccgagaaaaggaaaaaaaaaaaaaaaaaaagggcgaTTGCAACTCGTCGGAGGCACTTACTGCAAAGTTTCCCTAATTTCTTTGAACGTGGGTCGTTTGCTAGGCTCGTAGCTCCAGCACTGCGACATCAAGGAATACAATCGTGGCGGGCAGTGATTCGGTAGCGCCAGTCTCTCCCCGTTTTCGAGTTTGCGTATCACTTCGTTGTTTTTCACACCTTGGAACGGCTTCACGCCCAGCATTAAAATCTCCCACATGCACACGCctgaacgaacgaaacaaacacGCTTGTACCTTTCTTGTACATAAACGAACCGTCTACCATCGCGCGAGACAACACACGGGCAATCGTCGAGTGAAACTGACCGAACATCCAGACGTCGGACGACGTGGTGAATCTACGAAAGTTGATGCTTTCCGGGGCCATCCACTTGATCGGTAGCTTGCACTTGCTCGCGGTGTAGTAACTCTGATCCTCGACCCATCTGCTCAGCCCAAAGTCGGCCAATTTCACGCAATTGTGCGCCGAGACTAGCACGTTTCTCGCGGCGATGTCTCTGTAATTGTGTATCatagatatataaatatattgtagACATCTCGCGACGATAACGAGTCGATAAAAGATTAAAGCGTCGTTTCGTTCCCGGTTACCTGtgcacaaattttttgctctcgagATAAGACAAAGCGGTGCTCAGCTGGAACGTGTAGAGTAGCAACGTGGCGAGGTCCAGACGCTGTTTGTTCGACTGCAGATAAGCCCTCATTTCTCCTAACCTGGCCAACTCCATCACCAACCAGATCGGTGCTTCCGAGCACACGCCGATCAATCGTATGATGTGAGGATGCTCGAACTGTTGCATTATATCTGAAACGTAAACACGGACGTATTTAGCACGGTTTCTATCTCTCCTCTCGGTTGTTTCGTCAACGTGATATCTTACATGCTTCTTCGAGGAATTTCTCCGAAGTCGCGAGATCCGCGTCGACTTTACAGGTCTTCACGGCTACCGCCACGGTCTGGTTGTCCCTTCCCTTGTACGAACCTTTGTGCACGTTACCGAACTGACCTTCCCCGATGATCTCGCCCAGCTCCACTTGGTTCCTGACTATCTCGTAATCTCGAGCTGAAATTATCGATGGAGAAGCATTGTAACCAACATCGATGGTTTCCACGGTGGTCGGTAGTTTCAACGCGATTCTaaaactattggattgttcggagtcgtttcgttgtttttggTGACAATGAAACAAGATtctttagagcgtgtaaactttTTATCAAActgtatactctccattttggaaaacgactttccgaacaatttaatATCTACCGCagggaaattggaaaatttctcctttcgaatgataaATTTAGTTTACGAACAATGACGGAGAAATTATCGAACTgttctaaaaagaaaaaaattctgttAAAAGAAAGTTATTCATGGTATTGCGCTTTCTTTCGGGGAAAGTTCTCGTTTAGGATTACAAATTGTACgtaatgtaaaaaaaagaatactttcGATTTTAGAAAGTTTGTAATTTTGATTAACCCAGAGACAATTTATCGGTGCTTACTGGCTGGCGTCGAGTAGTCTCCTTCCTCGTCGACGATCTCGGCGTAATCCTCCGACAAAATGGTCCCCGTTTTGCTGACGTTCTTCTCGGGACTGTTGGTGCCG encodes:
- the Fak gene encoding protein tyrosine kinase 2 Fak isoform X2, which produces MLELVERKASGISWPSCRGRDLESFGKDPRGIFLLKRDKVCAREKRSRRENGGLLCSLGQLGCNDTYSPDTLGTWKFHKVSRTSHEGMSTGVGDGGGGGVGGVQGSGGGRNTPPHGSPTPMDKATLKVHLPNGGFNVVKFGDAIDVRGIISLVTSRLAAGTRHYRNLYAMRLHHPGSGESYWLHQDTTMYQVQEKYEKKHPHCEWRYELRVRYLPQNLNDLYEKDKVTFYYYYDQVRNDYLCANHAALDQDVAVQLCCLEIRYFFKDMPQIALDKKSNLEYLEREVGLHKFLPRSVLNGMKPKALRKLIQQHFKKVAALSELDCMFKFFDLLRAHYRFDQERFICALGSSWSIPVELVIGPDLGISYMAHRGGTVPTRMAEFSQIQSIQTLVSDCKEHAKACIKLRVAGAAETLSITCSNLDQAESLADLIDGYCRLVTGSNTSLWNRKDAHPPKYRQDGTNSPEKNVSKTGTILSEDYAEIVDEEGDYSTPATRDYEIVRNQVELGEIIGEGQFGNVHKGSYKGRDNQTVAVAVKTCKVDADLATSEKFLEEAYIMQQFEHPHIIRLIGVCSEAPIWLVMELARLGEMRAYLQSNKQRLDLATLLLYTFQLSTALSYLESKKFVHRDIAARNVLVSAHNCVKLADFGLSRWVEDQSYYTASKCKLPIKWMAPESINFRRFTTSSDVWMFGVCMWEILMLGVKPFQGVKNNEVIRKLENGERLALPNHCPPRLYSLMSQCWSYEPSKRPTFKEIRETLHEILLEEKHQQQETMKRENRRVQAMSWGADDVPPPKPSRQPQNPTDQSQLTAAAPVSTYIVAQSPEVLAQLLKDNQTRGVCPSVYTTPASPFNTLAVQFQDEDQVLTTALVSDLPFFDPAVSEPSASHETHSGDSTLSDTNLDSLESSDVPPLVSSLGVSETTQAQSPAANRKQQKVKEMQNLYAVSSKVVGSVTGDLYSPVQKYTASVAVPVTTVAAGCGEIYGPVANFTQSSAIVGNLSQSPSVGGNFGENPGNFGPGSLNSIVGSVGPPQSSPSFPQFSSASQVFGVGQPVGPSPVCVQNVAAYPRPSLVGTSNASIPTSNADCLYGPVLKFRAQNVQSQNATEAMSANASVGQSPRNNITATSVSNLQPQPIMLHAQSYQQQQQQQQQQQQQIYSNIGHSGAQPVYLSQSQHAQNIQRQGNPPPTVHQSVSSSSYAAQHATQQATSAANPIYTGHATPVTVVQAQKIHQGPAYAQQIQQAGIASHVASSQAANVTQQLSFGVLAQSHSVQPQFAASGQQQQQQQQQQQQHHHHHHVHPGPASFVVVGQQTSTATQCNVVTNPVTSATNATQYLGCCQPGHVAKPTCCAPQLATGVAKITTFVAQKQDEQLTSSTDGTLSGSLISSAVSDSTMSSSSSMTEEAHQDQRAVQSQLFDSVTENFSSGLDDEQKLLEQRLLQQQRQSEEDSRWLAREEKRLSIATSGDESVSPPVPRSVTQSPNHEQHSANTGSLGSDKGTDKVIVVKKMEPTPTADLDRTNDKVYDCTTSVVRAVMSLSQGVQQSKAEQYLELVRKVGIELRALLSSVDALMDILPISAHREVEMAHKVLSKDMAELVTAMKQAQKYSATTLDAEYRKGMLSAAHILAMDAKNLLDVIDSIRIRYPYVDSQICQKQNEISGPLESTPEGCIRSSQSGEQFLRRSQSTERQGTTFRQSQSGDLLHRMGQSVDRSLQSSQTDVSTGSSLERRHHIVTNSLERNSTTRRQMATNSLERKRPSLSCNISPMNNSVNLPPMVPVTCNLVQTAGPVIHPSQTVATGISQQSVFAPNNKTANETATSDS